A region of Cucumis melo cultivar AY chromosome 2, USDA_Cmelo_AY_1.0, whole genome shotgun sequence DNA encodes the following proteins:
- the LOC103502406 gene encoding uncharacterized protein LOC103502406 produces MEPDEGPAHLSLSPTFSSYSSGSCSLAEIAARVVREVGEEPFADADNYGWEAQGSVYRFRENVSTGSASEGVRSNDGGKNCDDDEEFEFAVLREPGSSTSSANEIFYNGQIKPVYPVFNMDLLLDNGSPVDNGLENLKKKPAVRRLPLRKLMNEERKITSFSSSGVDDLGGVPLDSYCVWSPSPEKTSPGKRNKRNSTASSNRWKFRDLLYNNSRSKSEREDELVKRKSSIMKNDETGNVSKGKVDYRSGFFTSFSAQNAQYGRNRSVKEPEKRRSYLPYRQHLVGCVADAKGRI; encoded by the coding sequence ATGGAACCTGATGAAGGTCCGGCGCATCTCTCGCTGTCGCCGACTTTTAGTAGCTATTCTTCAGGTAGTTGTAGCCTTGCTGAAATTGCTGCTAGAGTTGTTCGAGAAGTTGGAGAAGAACCGTTTGCAGATGCTGATAATTACGGCTGGGAGGCTCAAGGTTCTGTTTACCGTTTCCGAGAAAATGTGTCCACCGGCTCTGCGTCGGAAGGAGTTAGAAGTAATGACGGTGGTAAAAAttgtgatgatgatgaagagTTTGAGTTTGCTGTTCTCAGAGAACCAGGCTCGTCTACGAGTTCTGCTAATGAAATCTTTTACAATGGCCAGATCAAGCCGGTTTATCCGGTATTCAACATGGACTTACTGCTAGACAACGGCTCGCCGGTAGACAACGGATTGGAGAATTTGAAGAAGAAACCGGCTGTGCGTCGTTTGCCGTTGAGGAAATTGATGAACGAGGAGCGTAAAATAACGTCGTTCTCTTCATCTGGAGTGGACGATCTAGGAGGCGTTCCATTGGATTCGTATTGCGTCTGGTCTCCAAGCCCTGAGAAAACATCGccaggaaaaagaaataaaagaaattctACAGCATCGTCAAACAGGTGGAAATTTAGGGATCTTCTATACAATAACAGTCGAAGTAAAAGTGAAAGAGAGGATGAACTTGTGAAGAGGAAGTCGAGTATTATGAAGAACGATGAAACTGGAAATGTATCAAAGGGAAAGGTAGATTATAGGTCTGGTTTCTTCACATCCTTCTCTGCACAGAACGCTCAGTATGGAAGGAACAGATCGGTGAAAGAACCGGAAAAGAGAAGATCCTACTTGCCATACAGACAACATTTGGTAGGATGTGTGGCTGATGCCAAAGGAAGGATATAG